One Brevibacillus choshinensis genomic window carries:
- a CDS encoding ABC transporter ATP-binding protein — MSKSLVVVDGIKKTFPIDSGFLGSKKSVKAVNHVSFEIKEGETFSLVGESGCGKSTTGRLVTRLLTPDEGKIWINQEEISKMNENRLREVRKQVQMIFQDPYASLNPRMKIREVVGEPLVIHTNLSTAEREKIVAEMLEVVGLNSYHADKFAHEFSGGQRQRIGIARALILKPKLIVADEPVSALDVSIQSQILNLLKDLQEEFHLTYLFISHDLSVVEHISDKIGVMYLGSLVESGPKESIFANPQHPYTKALLSSVPIPDPRAKRERILQGDVPSPVNPPSGCLFHTRCPYSMDICKTTVPRLRETAEQGHFAACHL; from the coding sequence ATGTCTAAGTCACTAGTGGTTGTAGACGGGATCAAAAAAACCTTTCCGATAGACAGTGGATTTTTGGGCAGCAAAAAAAGCGTGAAGGCAGTCAATCACGTCTCCTTTGAAATCAAGGAAGGCGAGACATTCAGCCTGGTCGGGGAGAGTGGATGCGGCAAGTCTACTACGGGACGTTTGGTGACGAGGCTGCTGACCCCCGATGAGGGAAAAATCTGGATCAATCAGGAAGAAATCTCAAAGATGAATGAAAACCGGCTGCGGGAAGTGCGTAAGCAAGTGCAAATGATTTTTCAGGACCCGTATGCTTCGCTCAACCCGAGAATGAAAATTCGTGAAGTCGTAGGGGAGCCACTCGTCATCCATACAAACCTATCTACAGCGGAAAGAGAAAAGATCGTAGCTGAAATGCTGGAAGTGGTCGGGTTAAATAGCTACCATGCGGACAAATTCGCCCATGAATTCAGCGGTGGACAAAGGCAGAGGATCGGCATCGCGCGTGCCCTCATTTTAAAGCCGAAATTAATCGTGGCGGATGAACCCGTGTCTGCGCTGGATGTATCCATTCAGTCGCAAATTTTGAATCTGCTCAAAGATTTGCAGGAAGAGTTTCACCTGACGTACTTGTTTATTTCCCATGACTTGAGTGTGGTGGAGCATATCAGCGATAAAATCGGCGTGATGTATCTGGGCTCTCTGGTAGAATCGGGACCGAAAGAATCCATTTTTGCAAATCCCCAGCATCCGTATACCAAGGCACTGCTCTCCTCTGTTCCAATTCCCGACCCGCGAGCAAAAAGGGAGCGTATCCTGCAAGGGGATGTGCCGAGTCCGGTTAACCCGCCATCAGGCTGTCTATTTCATACTCGCTGTCCGTACAGCATGGATATATGCAAGACCACTGTCCCTCGCTTGCGGGAAACAGCAGAACAAGGTCATTTCGCGGCCTGCCACTTATGA
- a CDS encoding ABC transporter ATP-binding protein — protein sequence MSENIIEVKHLQTQFTRDNKKTVVLDNVSFHIKKGEVLGLVGESGCGKSVTSLSIMRLFKDTTGEITNGEIKYNGTNLLSISESSMRGIRGKEIAMIFQEPMTSLNPVMKIGEQLMESIRLHLGYSDKQAREHAVNMLTKVGIPRPQEIMSEYPHQLSGGMRQRIMIAMAMSCRPNLLIADEPTTALDVTIQAQILDVMKQLQAEEHMSMLLITHDLGVVAEMCNRVVVMYAGRVVEEASVYDLFDDPKHPYTKGLIGSVPKLGQKRSRLDSVPGNVPNPNQMPKGCKFAPRCKEVMPVCWEAEPGITASGPERFCRCWLYREESRDVHV from the coding sequence GTCCTGGACAATGTCAGCTTTCACATAAAAAAAGGGGAAGTGCTCGGGCTTGTCGGGGAATCAGGCTGTGGAAAGAGCGTAACCTCCCTTTCGATCATGCGCCTGTTTAAAGATACGACTGGGGAAATCACGAACGGGGAAATCAAGTACAACGGAACGAATCTTTTGTCCATCTCGGAAAGCAGTATGCGCGGAATTCGGGGGAAAGAGATTGCTATGATTTTCCAGGAGCCGATGACATCTCTCAATCCCGTGATGAAAATCGGTGAGCAGCTTATGGAATCCATTCGTCTGCATCTCGGCTATTCTGACAAACAGGCGAGAGAGCACGCGGTGAATATGCTGACCAAGGTAGGAATTCCGAGACCACAAGAGATCATGAGCGAATATCCGCACCAATTGTCCGGCGGGATGAGACAACGGATCATGATCGCGATGGCCATGTCGTGTCGACCGAATCTGCTGATTGCAGATGAGCCTACAACCGCACTGGATGTCACGATCCAGGCGCAAATCCTCGATGTGATGAAGCAGCTCCAAGCGGAAGAGCATATGTCGATGCTCTTGATCACGCACGACTTGGGCGTCGTGGCGGAGATGTGCAATCGCGTGGTTGTCATGTACGCAGGCCGAGTGGTGGAAGAAGCGTCTGTGTACGATTTATTCGATGACCCGAAACATCCTTATACAAAGGGCTTGATCGGTTCGGTTCCAAAACTGGGTCAAAAACGTTCCAGGCTCGATTCGGTCCCGGGCAATGTACCAAATCCGAACCAGATGCCAAAAGGCTGCAAATTTGCCCCGCGGTGCAAGGAGGTCATGCCTGTTTGCTGGGAGGCAGAACCGGGCATTACAGCCTCAGGTCCAGAACGCTTCTGCCGCTGCTGGCTCTATCGTGAAGAAAGTAGGGATGTGCATGTCTAA